Proteins encoded together in one Carya illinoinensis cultivar Pawnee chromosome 3, C.illinoinensisPawnee_v1, whole genome shotgun sequence window:
- the LOC122304857 gene encoding auxin-responsive protein IAA27-like, translating into MSVPLEHDYIGLSEAPPSMEGSERTSGGLNHKATELRLGLPGSDSPERDKGVVAEDKAGYPLGVLKSLSVVSGAKRGFSDAIDGGSGKWVFSGSGGSEAESGKGGNLFSPRGVNGGGKGGLVGGSEGANQNTGLGGPILKDGVVPQSPKPSQEKKPQLSAPAAKAQVVGWPPIRSYRKNSMASHPPKNEDDTEGKLGSGCLYVKVSMDGAPYLRKVDLKTYGSYRELSSALEKMFSCFTIGQCGSHGVPSRDGLSESRLMDLLHGSEYVLTYEDKDGDWMLVGDVPWEMFTDSCKRMRIMKSSEAIGLAPRAMEKCKNRH; encoded by the exons ATGTCTGTGCCTTTGGAGCATGATTACATAGGCTTATCGGAGGCTCCTCCTTCAATGGAAGGCTCTGAGAGGACCAGTGGTGGCTTGAACCACAAGGCGACTGAGTTAAGACTTGGCCTGCCCGGCTCCGACTCACCCGAAAGAGATAAGGGCGTGGTGGCAGAGGACAAGGCCGGGTACCCGCTTGGGGTGCTGAAGAGCTTGTCAGTGGTGTCTGGTGCGAAGAGGGGCTTCTCTGACGCCATTGATGGAGGCTCTGGGAAGTGGGTTTTCTCTGGGAGTGGCGGATCTGAGGCCGAGTCGGGTAAAGGTGGCAACTTGTTCTCTCCCAGAGGTGTTAATGGCGGAGGGAAAGGTGGTCTTGTGGGTGGGTCCGAGGGTGCAAATCAGAATACGGGTTTGGGCGGTCCGATTCTGAAAGATGGTGTTGTTCCTCAGTCACCTAAGCCGTCGCAGGAGAAGAAGCCCCAGCTCTCTGCTCCTGCGGCAAA GGCACAAGTTGTTGGATGGCCACCAATTCGTTCTTACCGGAAGAATTCAATGGCGTCTCATCCTCCAAAGAATGAAGATGACACAGAGGGCAAGCTGGGATCTGGATGTCTTTATGTCAAGGTCAGCATGGATGGTGCTCCGTACCTAAGAAAAGTTGATCTCAAAACTTACGGTAGCTATAGGGAACTCTCTTCTGCGCTGGAAAAGATGTTCAGCTGCTTTACAATTG GTCAGTGTGGCTCACATGGAGTTCCCAGCAGAGATGGATTGAGTGAGAGTCGGTTAATGGACCTCCTCCATGGTTCTGAATATGTACTCACCTATGAAGACAAGGATGGTGATTGGATGTTAGTTGGTGATGTTCCCTGGGA GATGTTCACTGACTCTTGTAAGAGGATGAGGATCATGAAGAGTTCTGAGGCTATTGGGCTAG CACCAAGGGCAATGGAGAAGTGTAAAAACCGCCACTAG